The Parus major isolate Abel chromosome 5, Parus_major1.1, whole genome shotgun sequence genome contains a region encoding:
- the WDR89 gene encoding WD repeat-containing protein 89 isoform X2 yields MTAVDKVEEQLAGLRIARRCVPSEKPAYLLDIDTSTAAQPGSSRFVAVSCSNKSIRVYDRETLRFLREYRGHPGILSGVRFAHTCDSVVFSACSQGAVKCWDVRSAAQEPVQVFSGYPSNVFISFDISCSDLIVCAGTEKVENDTFLVFWDARGVTDCAGATKEPLGVYSESHNDDITKICFHPVEPNLVVSGSTDGLVNVFDINKDNEDDALISTCNSDSSVSSLGWSGEDYKQIYCMTHDEGFCWWDMAQLDTEEPITLLHVLDVRESVRTENHGLHYLVGGLYHEKAGKLFLVGGTSTGDIHLISCGTDGLSLVGTLCGGHSATVRSFCWSPTDESLLTGGEDAQLLLWKPGAVERSLTKKASLKISSSLQKRVRVHNTSLKSRKK; encoded by the exons ATGACGGCAGTGGACAaggtggaggagcagctggcGGGTCTGCGCATAGCCAGGCGCTGCGTGCCCAGCGAGAAACCCGCCTACCTGCTGGACATCGACACCTCCACGGCCGCCCAGCCCGGGAGCAGCCGCTTCGTGGCAGTTTCCTGTTCCAACAAATCCATCAGGGTGTACGACAGGGAGACGCTGCGCTTCCTGCGCGAGTACCGCGGCCACCCCGGCATCCTCAGCGGGGTCAGGTTTGCACACACGTGTGACAGCGTGGTGTTCtcagcctgcagccagggcGCGGTGAAGTGCTGGGATGTTCGCTCAGCAGCGCAGGAGCCTGTGCAGGTGTTCAGTGGTTATCCCTCAAACGTCTTCATCAGCTTCGATATCAGCTGCAGTGACCTCATCGTTTGTGCCGGAACGGAAAAAGTTGAAAACGACACGTTCCTG GTGTTTTGGGATGCGAGAGGCGTTACAGACTGTGCCGGTGCCACTAAAGAACCCTTGGGAGTCTATTCTGAAAGTCACAATGATGACATCaccaaaatctgttttcatcCCGTTGAACCCAATTTGGTAGTGTCTGGGTCAACCGATGGCTTGGTGAATGTGTTTGACATCAATAAGGATAACGAAGATGATGCTTTGATATCGACTTGCAATTCAGATTCATCAGTGAGTTCTCTTGGCTGGTCTGGGGAAGATTACAAACAGATCTATTGCATGACACACGATGAGGGGTTCTGCTGGTGGGACATGGCTCAGCTGGACACTGAAGAGCCAATAACCCTGCTGCATGTTCTGGATGTCAGAGAGTCAGTTCGCACTGAAAACCACGGCTTGCATTACCTGGTGGGTGGCTTGTACCACGAAAAGGCAGGGAAACTCTTCCTGGTTGGGGGAACCTCCACAGGAGACATCCACCTGATCAGCTGTGGCACCGATGGCCTGAGCCTGGTGGGGACCCTGTGTGGGGGACACTCGGCCACCGTCCGCTCCTTCTGCTGGAGCCCCACGGATGAGTCTCTGCTGACGGGTGGAGAGGATGCTCAGCTGTTGCTATGGAAACCCGGGGCTGTGGAAAGGTCCCTCACAAAGAAAGCATCTCTGAAGATCTCTTCTTCCTTGCAGAAGAGAGTGAGAGTTCACAACACCTCcctcaaaagcaggaaaaagtga
- the WDR89 gene encoding WD repeat-containing protein 89 isoform X1: protein MTAVDKVEEQLAGLRIARRCVPSEKPAYLLDIDTSTAAQPGSSRFVAVSCSNKSIRVYDRETLRFLREYRGHPGILSGVRFAHTCDSVVFSACSQGAVKCWDVRSAAQEPVQVFSGYPSNVFISFDISCSDLIVCAGTEKVENDTFLVFWDARGVTDCAGATKEPLGVYSESHNDDITKICFHPVEPNLVVSGSTDGLVNVFDINKDNEDDALISTCNSDSSVSSLGWSGEDYKQIYCMTHDEGFCWWDMAQLDTEEPITLLHVLDVRESVRTENHGLHYLVGGLYHEKAGKLFLVGGTSTGDIHLISCGTDGLSLVGTLCGGHSATVRSFCWSPTDESLLTGGEDAQLLLWKPGAVERSLTKKASLKISSSLQKRVRVHNTSLKSRKK from the exons ATGACGGCAGTGGACAaggtggaggagcagctggcGGGTCTGCGCATAGCCAGGCGCTGCGTGCCCAGCGAGAAACCCGCCTACCTGCTGGACATCGACACCTCCACGGCCGCCCAGCCCGGGAGCAGCCGCTTCGTGGCAGTTTCCTGTTCCAACAAATCCATCAGGGTGTACGACAGGGAGACGCTGCGCTTCCTGCGCGAGTACCGCGGCCACCCCGGCATCCTCAGCGGGGTCAGGTTTGCACACACGTGTGACAGCGTGGTGTTCtcagcctgcagccagggcGCGGTGAAGTGCTGGGATGTTCGCTCAGCAGCGCAGGAGCCTGTGCAGGTGTTCAGTGGTTATCCCTCAAACGTCTTCATCAGCTTCGATATCAGCTGCAGTGACCTCATCGTTTGTGCCGGAACGGAAAAAGTTGAAAACGACACGTTCCTGGTGTTTTGGGATGCGAGAG GCGTTACAGACTGTGCCGGTGCCACTAAAGAACCCTTGGGAGTCTATTCTGAAAGTCACAATGATGACATCaccaaaatctgttttcatcCCGTTGAACCCAATTTGGTAGTGTCTGGGTCAACCGATGGCTTGGTGAATGTGTTTGACATCAATAAGGATAACGAAGATGATGCTTTGATATCGACTTGCAATTCAGATTCATCAGTGAGTTCTCTTGGCTGGTCTGGGGAAGATTACAAACAGATCTATTGCATGACACACGATGAGGGGTTCTGCTGGTGGGACATGGCTCAGCTGGACACTGAAGAGCCAATAACCCTGCTGCATGTTCTGGATGTCAGAGAGTCAGTTCGCACTGAAAACCACGGCTTGCATTACCTGGTGGGTGGCTTGTACCACGAAAAGGCAGGGAAACTCTTCCTGGTTGGGGGAACCTCCACAGGAGACATCCACCTGATCAGCTGTGGCACCGATGGCCTGAGCCTGGTGGGGACCCTGTGTGGGGGACACTCGGCCACCGTCCGCTCCTTCTGCTGGAGCCCCACGGATGAGTCTCTGCTGACGGGTGGAGAGGATGCTCAGCTGTTGCTATGGAAACCCGGGGCTGTGGAAAGGTCCCTCACAAAGAAAGCATCTCTGAAGATCTCTTCTTCCTTGCAGAAGAGAGTGAGAGTTCACAACACCTCcctcaaaagcaggaaaaagtga